The genomic region cggtcagggatgtgGCAACTGTGGTCCAGCAATATCAGTGTTGAGTGCGGCACATTTTCCTCGCCACAGGGTCCAGGCAGCAACTCCTGGTGACACTGAAGGGAGTGAACTGACAGCCCTACAGTTCCCACCCCCCGACCACTGgttatgctggctagggctgatgagggttggaatctaacaacatctggagagcgccAGGGTCAGGGAAGGCTTAGTTGTCCAATAGTCACTCTCTCCCATAGCATATATTTTGAAACATCTGCACAGGCCACCAATTTGTCTCCagaccaagttcaaggtgttgatgCAATCTCTGAGGTTCTAAATAGCAATTCTGAAATGTCAGGTTATAATATGTTACTGATCCACTGCGGAAGCTGCTAATCAGCCCCATCAGCAGTAGGCACTGAAGACACTGAGGAGAGACAGGATGCATGAGCGAGGACAAAACTCCTGCTCTTGGTTCCCTTCTGTAAAGCAGAATGGCAAGGGCTGCAGCCCTGGACTCAGCGAGCAGCATTTCCATCCAGTCCCCAACTCACCTGCttcaagaggaagagagagagaacggAACAGACGGTGAAGAACACAGCCACCACCAGCATGATGATTGCCACTGCCAAGTTATGCCCAGTCTCCGAGAGAGCTGCAATCCAGCCGCTGGAACAGAGTGAGTGAGATAAAAACCCGGATGAGCAAGGCAAGGAGCAAGAAGACTGTGGGTGGTGGTTAGGGGGACAAACTCTACGGGCGTAAATTGGAAAAGAGCCCTTctaaatcagaccaaaggcccacctcgtccagcattctgctcaccTGGGTGACTGACCATGTTgatgggaaacccagaagcagtcAGGGGCAGGATGGTCCTTTCCAGCCATTGCCCCCAGCAACTCATATGTCTGAATATGCTGCGTCTTGAGTAGGGAGTTTCTATTATGGCTGGGCAGTTCCAGATGGGACCCAGCTGGAAACTTTCTGCTGCCCCACAAATTCCATAGCCACGATCTTTATGCTTTTATAAACTCAGCTGCACACTTTagttaataaattttattatttttcagccTTAGCCACAAATACTTTGTTTGCAGTTCAGTCCTTTAAAAGTACATTACTTTACCCAGATATGAGGAAATATATTGAACTGATTTTAATCGAGAAACCGTGTCTGAAATAAACCAAATTTATTTTCTAAGGAAAGGAAATTCTGTGAGGGAGCCCATATTCTGCACATCAATGTGTTTTGCTTTAGCTTCTCTGAACCTTGAATTTTGGAAAGTCCTGGATGTCTATCATTGTCTGCAATGACCAAAGACAAAGAGAAGGGAAAATATCATAGGCAGCTGCTTTATACAAAATCAGGCCATGGGGCTCATCTGGCTCAGCACTGCAGACACTGGAGCACTGAACCCAGAACCTTTACCATGCAAACCCAATGAGctgaccactgagctatggccgtcCCCTGAATCCAAGCTTCTTGGAGGCAGCAGCTATCTACAAACATTCACATAGATTTTGCCTTTCCATTGTGCCCAATGCCAATATCATACAGAGTTCGAGACTAACCAAGCTTTGCTAGAATACACACCGTCTATTAaggacttttttatatataaaaaagtacaaataccgcattttttgcaccataacactcacttttttcctcctagaaagtaaggggaaatgtctgtgcgtgttatggaggaaatgcctacgggtggcatgcctacggattttcctcctctaaaaactacgtgcgtgttatggtcgggtgcgtgttatagagcgaaaaatatggtactctcCTGTACAGATGTGAAATCACCAATTTACATGGATGTGCACTGATGtatgtttacccagaagtaagaATCCTATTGCTTCCAACTTACTTCCAGGAAAGAGTGAATGTATGTGCAAAAAATGTCCCTATAAGACTGTAGACTAAAATGTAATgccaaaattatattttatttatacaaataCCCTGTCACTGCCTTTTGGAAACCCAAGCCAGCTGATAAAGCCTACAAGCAACCACAAACGTTTAGTAGTTAATCCGAATTTCATAATTTGGGCTACAACTGAAGGAGATGAAGACCTTCTCTTGTTTCATTAGCCATGAGGAAATCATGAGACTAGGCCAACAGGGAAAATTATTTGCTATTCAGGATCGGATTTGGTTAAAATCATAAAAGCAACCAACTCTCTAAAGTcaagcagaaacaaagaaagaaagaaagagaaagaaagaaagttttgAGCATGACTAAATGTGATAGTCAGGGATGGTTGGAATATGGCAAAGCCCAGAGGACTTTCTTCTCTAGGCtacacagaaaaataaacacCAAGTCTGACCTGAAAGGACCCCTGAAGCTAAAACTGCCACATACAATACTGAAGATTATTCACAGATACGTCAATTTTtagatatataaaatatatatattttaaggcaACTTTCAGAGGGGAAGCTGGGtcattctgttgcaacagaaacaaCATGGAGTCCTGTGGCCTCTTAATGAAGTGCAATTTACTGTGGCAGAAGCTCATGTAGAAAAGAGCCCAtgtcatcagatgcatgaaatgttgCATTCAGCTGAGATCACTCTCTCCCATTCAAATACACCCACACATGTGGGAGAGAAAGTAGTAAATAAAGGAAACAGAAGACCATGAAATGAAAGAGATCCCACCTCACTTGTAAATACCTGAGCATTTGATGAAGTGGGCTCTAAGCAACAAGAGCTGAAGTCACAACGCCTCTCTTAAGAAGAGGCGGGGACCATTTTGCACACATCCAGTTGATGTGCAACTGCCGACGcacaggtccttttggacccagaagagggcagaacagGGGCAGAGTGGGGCAGGCTTATGCATGCTCCACCAACGTGTGTGGAAGCCAGGCAGGGAATCCCTGCGCAAAATAGCTGCCGCCTGTATTTCACTTGCCACCTCTGCAAGTCCCTTGTCACTTCCCACTGGCCTATTTTCcatctgtggctcttcagatcttgctaaactacaactcccataagccccagccagcatggccggtaGTCTGGGGTGAGTGgagtgttgtagtccagcaacatctgggaataGCAGAGGGCAATGGTGTAGCCATGCCGATATATGGACAAAGTTTCCTCCCTTTGCATGCGGTCCCTTCTTTGAGCCCAGAAAGACACCCCATAGACTGGcaagtagggaacctgtggccctcctgatttagttccccctcctcccaggccatgtggctggggctgatgggagctgctctTTGGCAACATCTGGGACGGAACGTGTGTTAGCCTCCTCTCCTTCACAGCCTACATGcccatcttttctctctccttccccaccagCAGAGTTCACTTTGATTGTGCATCACTTGAGGAGGTAGATACTGCTGTTGCATCTCACCAACGTGGTGCTGGGCTGAACAAGTGAGAGCAGGTAAGGTGgtgaagggtggggagagagatctctgccaggcaaggtaaCAGGGAAGAGGGACTgctgaaggcaggcaggcatgggAGAGCATGCAAGGGAAATGACGGCAAGACGAGGATGCATTAGGAAAGGTTAGAGGAGATACGTGCCTTTCAGGCGAAGGACTTAAGAGCAGGAAGCATTGGAGTTAGAGGCGCTTCAGCTGGGATCTGTGGAAGCCGCAGAATAGAAGAGAGAAGCTTTAGAAGAGCACAGCTACAGAGGCCTCGCAGGCAACTGTGTGCCCGGATCCAAAGAGGCCCTTTGCTGCCCAGGACTGCCTCTCATCCAGGGTGGCAGCAATTCAGACCTACCTGACGCCCCAGTTAGGAATGCCAACGGTCTGGATGATGTAGATGGCAATCTGGCAAAAAAATAcgaagaagaagacaaagaaaCTGAAGGAACTGTCAGacctgcaaagagaaagaacaggcAATGTCAAGCCAAATATATCATCTGAGGTGCACAAGAGGAACTATGGGATGTTTCTTAGCTAGGGTGCTgagccaagctgttgcaaacctcCAGATCCTGTATAGTGACTGGAAGAGACACAGAGATTCTGTCACTGAAGGAAACTGTTTCTGCTAGCTGTGAGAGTGTCTCAGCTTAGCCAACCTAGAGCCTGGCAGTGGGGCAAGAGGCCAACCCTTCTTATGCACGCCAAACATCACCTCCCTTTCTACATGCCCCACCCAACCTACCAGTTTACTCACCAAGACTGGCCCTATAGATTCATGGTGTCGCAAAGCTTATTGATGGAAGGGGGCAACTTGCCCATTATCTGTGCCAGTGAAGAAGCCTCTGGCCAGCTGTGCCACTAAGGCAAGGGGTAGACACCTGCATCCAGGGCTTTGCCAGATTGTCTGTGTTCTACTTCTGGCTCTAGTCCAAAACATACGGAGGGAATCAGGTTGTGGAAAGATGCCTTAccctaaccaacctcacaaggTCGCTGCGGCTGAGGGACTACCATACTCTGAAATCCTTGGCCAAAGAGTGAGAGACAACTCAGATAAGCATGTGACTGCTAAAATTTCTCCTCAACCTTTAGTGTATATAATATTCAACAAAAAATGTAATTCCAAAGTTTTCAAGACAACTTGCTTTGAAATATGTCTGACACACACATTCAGAAGTGGATCCTAAGCTTCCAGAATGCATCACCCTGATACTGAAGTACAGAAATACTTTCATCAATAAAATTACAAACATGCAAAGTTCTCCCAAGGAAAATTATGATCAACCACGTACAGTGAAGATCAATTTCCCATTCTGGGATGTGGTACTTGCCTGAAAGCCTTGTAGGCTGGCCGATACCAACAGAGGAAAGCACAGGGGGTGAATATGACAAACCACAGGATGGAAAGGCCGAAGTCTACCCCTCTTTCGCTTCTGTCTGTGAACCATGCCAGGCAGGCCAGCAGGTTCAGCAGCAGTGTAACTGAGTGGACTGTCCGggataaaaaaaaaccagcaaagtTGATCAGTAAGTAAGCAATCTTTGTAAAGAGTGAGGTGTCTATGAAAGCAGATCCAGGACATTGTGTATGCGTGTGCGCGCTCACCCTGTACCAAAACCAACTGCACCAACCTCCCAGTTCGGCACTCATTGTGCCAAACAAGACTGATTCACTTCCTTGGCACTGTTCATTCCAACAGCCTGGAGTCTGGTTCAGACAACCCAATCTTGGCTTTGCGTACATGCAGTTTCCCATCCCCACCATCGCTTCTTGGCATGCTCTGTCCTTCAGAAACCCCTTCCACTCTTCTGCATGCTGTGATAAGCCAGGAAACCTTTAGATAACCAAGGTTTCTTCATTATGTCCGCACTGGGAAACTATGTTACTGTTTCaggtttaaaaacaaagcacaacAGCCACAGATGACTAAAGACATGAACAACATCATGTCTAGCTTAGAAGGACGTGCCATTCTGGGCACTGGGACCCATTCTAATTCCTGTAGCACTTCCAGAGTCAAAAGGCTATGCTGTGACAATCGCCCACTCTCCTGAGCAGAGCTTCCCAGCCGCCATCGCCAGTTTTACTCACACATCCACAGGTAATATAGCATCTTGCAAGTCCGCTGGTAGTCGGCTGGGATATCTGCAGAGAAGTCTTGGTAGAAACATGGCTTGACAGGGCAGCTTTTGGGAAGTGGAGGCCAGTTGTTCTGTTTCGCTGCAAGGGCAGAGGGAGGTTTTGCACAGTGATATGGGGAAAGTGGAGGGTTCAAATTATGTAGGCAACCATTTTACAGCAAATGATGCGCAACTGCTGACGCACAGGTCCTTTcggacatggaagagggagcgcAACGGGCTTATGCGCCCTCTGCCAAGGAATGGAACCCCCACACAAAATGGTCGCCGCCTGTAATAACACAGTTATATGATTCTACAGGGAGCTAATTCTGCTgccaagaaaagaagaaaagcaaacactAAACACACTGAACTTAATTTTGCATTGATTATTTCTTATTtggaatatttctttaaaaaaggaatttcaGGTGTTTGATGGGAATCTCAGGTGAGATACCCACACCGTAGAAGTTGCTCCTAGTACCAGTCACCACATGGAAGCAGAGAAAGGTTCTGATATTTTACTattgcagaagataaggctcgGTAAAATAGTTCTGGACGTAGGTACTATATATTAGCTTTGAGGCTTTTACAAATACTTATATATACAGATACCTACAAATACCAAGTATCTCCGTTGCTCTAAATAAGTTCAGCCATTCAAGACCGGACAATTAACACCAACTGGTTAACTGACtaccagacagacagacaaactgcAGACTAACAGACACGAACGACGGAGCCTACATGCATTAATCACTGATATCAGGGCATTGGACCGttgccatagcaactggcttggctgacATTGCACCTACGATTAGCTCAGCCACAGAGTAATTTACACTCATGAAGGAAATCAACCCCTTCTGGTGTCCAGTTACTCCAACATGTTTGACTTGTTTCAAGGAGTTCTGTGGGTTACAAAACACGACAAGACATGGACATGAAAAGACCTGATCCAAccggctctgcttatgttcttatgacctggaataaggcagctgcctctgctGCTTGGCAGCCTGCTGGATTTGCACATCTATACTGCTTGGAAGAATCCTGACTCCAGgtgaaacaacaacagaagggAGGCACAGAAGAGTTTTAAGAAAATGTTAAATGAAGACTCACGATTGAATCCTGCTGCACTGTTCTGCAGCTCACGCTCCTTCCTGTCCAACTCTGCTGCtttcctctccagctcctcctgctgttgAAGGAGCCCAGCCTGAGCTGCTGAGGCCACAGCCTGAGTGGAAGGAAACAAGAACAGTAACAATCATCAGGGGAAATGAAGACCACAGGGTTCAAAGCAAAGACAGTGAGAGTCTCTAAAAAGAAAACGGAGGCTCCAAACATAATGACATCGAGAGGGGGTGTCATACGAAATGTAAGCAATGCTTGGGAAGTCTCACTACATGACCAAAAAAACCAGCCCCCCAAAGCCATGCACAGTGGCTGGTTATGCAGATCCTGCACTTTCGCTCTGCAGAGTGGTCTGAAGTAGCAGAGTTAAACCCTTCCTGGTTTTTAATTTTCTGATCATAGGTTTTCTGAATTTTCCTAGAAACCAATAAAGTTCACTATCTCTGAGTGCAGTGAGTTTATTCAAGGATGGATGGATGATTTTTGATGACACTGCACCCAGGTTCCTTCTAAGAACCATCAGCTTATGGATGCAACAAAACATATTAGAACTGCATAAATGAGAGCTTTCATCAACATTTTACCCTCTGTTGGAAAACATGCCATTCCCCATGCCCTGCAAAATATCTCCCTTAATTATGTTTTTCTGCTTActcacaaaattgtagagttggaagggaccccaagggtcatctaggctaCCCCCGTGATGAAGGAATCATAACTAAAACATACGTGACAGATGGCCCTTCAATTTCTGCTTTacaacctccaaggaatgagagttcacaccctctcgtgggagtccgttccagtgttgaacagctcttgctgtcagaaaattattcctgatatttagtccaaatctccttccttgtaacttgaagccattggtttgaatcccACCCTCCAGAGAAGGAAACCAAAAGTGCTCTATcctccatgtgaaagccctttagatatctgaagatggttatcatatctcctctcagtttcctctttcctAGGCTAAACACACctaactccttcaaccattcctcataaggcttggtttccaaacccttgatcatctttgttgccgtcctctgcacatgttctagcttgtgaatatccttcttaaattgtgctgtccagaactggacacagtattctaggcATGGGCTAACTATGGCAGAATAGAGCAtgactattacttctcttgatctggacactagactgctgttgatgcagcctagaacagcattagcgtTTTTCcctgctgcatcaccctgttgactcatcttcagcttgtggtctactaagacccctagagcCTTTTCACACATACTACTGGCAAACCAGGTGTCCCAGGTGTCATCTTGAATCACAATTCTGTCTTCTACAGCATTAGCTACTCCCTCAAGCTTGGTGTCATTTGCAAaatggatgagcatcccctcaattccttcacccaagtcatttataaagatgttgagtaACAAccggcccaggacagaaccctgcagcaccccacttgtccctTGTTTCAAGGATGATGAAGAAACATTAGTGAACCAGCTACAAAGCCACCTAACTGTTAGCT from Podarcis raffonei isolate rPodRaf1 chromosome 9, rPodRaf1.pri, whole genome shotgun sequence harbors:
- the SCAMP2 gene encoding secretory carrier-associated membrane protein 2 isoform X2, with amino-acid sequence MSAFDTNPFADPVDVNPFQDPSVTQLAHANQGGLDEFNPFSESSRLTNVAQTVPAAQPTGPSQPAVLQPSVEPSPQAVASAAQAGLLQQQEELERKAAELDRKERELQNSAAGFNPKQNNWPPLPKSCPVKPCFYQDFSADIPADYQRTCKMLYYLWMFHSVTLLLNLLACLAWFTDRSERGVDFGLSILWFVIFTPCAFLCWYRPAYKAFRSDSSFSFFVFFFVFFCQIAIYIIQTVGIPNWGVSGWIAALSETGHNLAVAIIMLVVAVFFTVCSVLSLFLLKQVHSQYRRTGASFQRAQEEFSQGILTNRTVQNAAAGAASTAAQSAFRGN
- the SCAMP2 gene encoding secretory carrier-associated membrane protein 2 isoform X1, whose product is MSAFDTNPFADPVDVNPFQDPSVTQLAHANQGGLDEFNPFSESSRLTNVAQTVPAAQPTGPSQPAVLQPSVEPSPQLLLRQASKYLTPKFISASSEGSERQRLLGEDGSSQGKHQAVASAAQAGLLQQQEELERKAAELDRKERELQNSAAGFNPKQNNWPPLPKSCPVKPCFYQDFSADIPADYQRTCKMLYYLWMFHSVTLLLNLLACLAWFTDRSERGVDFGLSILWFVIFTPCAFLCWYRPAYKAFRSDSSFSFFVFFFVFFCQIAIYIIQTVGIPNWGVSGWIAALSETGHNLAVAIIMLVVAVFFTVCSVLSLFLLKQVHSQYRRTGASFQRAQEEFSQGILTNRTVQNAAAGAASTAAQSAFRGN